A single genomic interval of Miscanthus floridulus cultivar M001 unplaced genomic scaffold, ASM1932011v1 fs_581_2_3, whole genome shotgun sequence harbors:
- the LOC136532335 gene encoding remorin 1.4-like isoform X2, with amino-acid sequence MNSDYTTNEGAGGRPHRKNQALSRPKAMPSKWDDAQKWLVGMSNGGREEGTRGGGARVKPRNSNADDRRLLGSSSQNGRVSCSGVDGALEYSMVVSAAPSTPPPRNGEGDDDDVEETKKIDCMVQQQHGRGSPPKAVVMRSVCLRDMGTEMTPIASKEPSRTATPLRASTPVARSPISSRSSTPARRHQEGPVGVTTAVVGTSEQVAAAGMVGSVGEERPVVGHVPSVNSLESRAAAWDEAERAKFMARYKREEVKIQAWENHEKRKAETKMKKMQMKADQMKLRAQEKLSNRLATTHRMAEEKRASAEAKLNERAARTSEKANYIRRKGHLPSSFKISCLCGSSFE; translated from the exons ATGAACTCAG ACTACACCACCAATGAGGGCGCCGGCGGGCGGCCGCACCGCAAGAACCAAGCCTTGTCTCGGCCCAAGGCGATGCCGTCCAAGTGGGACGACGCGCAGAAATGGCTCGTGGGCATGTCGAACGGCGGCCGCGAGGAAGGaacccgcggcggcggcgccagggTGAAGCCCAGGAACTCGAACGCCGACGACCGGCGCCTCCTGGGCTCGTCCTCGCAGAACGGCCGTGTGTCCTGCAGCGGCGTGGACGGCGCGTTGGAGTACAGCATGGTGGTGTCCGCCGCGccctcgacgccgccgccgcggaacggcgagggcgacgacgacgacgtggagGAAACCAAGAAGATCGACTGCATGGTGCAGCAGCAGCATGGGCGTGGCTCGCCGCCCAAGGCGGTGGTGATGCGGTCCGTGTGCCTGCGGGACATGGGGACAGAGATGACCCCCATCGCCAGCAAGGAGCCGTCCAGGACGGCCACGCCGCTGCGTGCCTCCACGCCCGTTGCGCGGAGCCCAATATCCTCGAGGTCGTCCACCCCGGCGAGGAGACACCAGGAAGGGCCCGTGGGCGTGACCACCGCCGTTGTAGGGACGAGTGAGCAGGTGGCGGCGGCAGGCATGGTTGGTTCTGTTGGCGAGGAGCGCCCCGTGGTTGGTCATGTGCCCAGCGTGAACTCGCTGGAGTCCCGCGCGGCAGCGTGGGATGAGGCTGAAcgtgccaagttcatggcgag GTATAAACGTGAAGAGGTAAAGATACAGGCCTGGGAGAACCATGAGAAGAGAAAAGCTGAGACGAAGATGAAGAAAATGCAG ATGAAGGCCGATCAGATGAAATTACGGGCTCAAGAGAAGCTGTCCAACCGGCTTGCCACGACGCATCGGATGGCCGAGGAGAAGCGGGCGAGCGCTGAGGCGAAGCTCAATGAGCGTGCGGCGAGGACATCAGAGAAGGCCAACTACATCAGGAGGAAAGGGCACCTGCCGTCCTCCTTCAAGATTTCTTGCTTGTGCGGCTCGAGCTTTGAGTAA
- the LOC136532335 gene encoding remorin 1.4-like isoform X1, with amino-acid sequence MRVLKSAMRPLDYTTNEGAGGRPHRKNQALSRPKAMPSKWDDAQKWLVGMSNGGREEGTRGGGARVKPRNSNADDRRLLGSSSQNGRVSCSGVDGALEYSMVVSAAPSTPPPRNGEGDDDDVEETKKIDCMVQQQHGRGSPPKAVVMRSVCLRDMGTEMTPIASKEPSRTATPLRASTPVARSPISSRSSTPARRHQEGPVGVTTAVVGTSEQVAAAGMVGSVGEERPVVGHVPSVNSLESRAAAWDEAERAKFMARYKREEVKIQAWENHEKRKAETKMKKMQMKADQMKLRAQEKLSNRLATTHRMAEEKRASAEAKLNERAARTSEKANYIRRKGHLPSSFKISCLCGSSFE; translated from the exons ATGAGAGTACTTAAATCTGCAATGCGGCCGTTAGACTACACCACCAATGAGGGCGCCGGCGGGCGGCCGCACCGCAAGAACCAAGCCTTGTCTCGGCCCAAGGCGATGCCGTCCAAGTGGGACGACGCGCAGAAATGGCTCGTGGGCATGTCGAACGGCGGCCGCGAGGAAGGaacccgcggcggcggcgccagggTGAAGCCCAGGAACTCGAACGCCGACGACCGGCGCCTCCTGGGCTCGTCCTCGCAGAACGGCCGTGTGTCCTGCAGCGGCGTGGACGGCGCGTTGGAGTACAGCATGGTGGTGTCCGCCGCGccctcgacgccgccgccgcggaacggcgagggcgacgacgacgacgtggagGAAACCAAGAAGATCGACTGCATGGTGCAGCAGCAGCATGGGCGTGGCTCGCCGCCCAAGGCGGTGGTGATGCGGTCCGTGTGCCTGCGGGACATGGGGACAGAGATGACCCCCATCGCCAGCAAGGAGCCGTCCAGGACGGCCACGCCGCTGCGTGCCTCCACGCCCGTTGCGCGGAGCCCAATATCCTCGAGGTCGTCCACCCCGGCGAGGAGACACCAGGAAGGGCCCGTGGGCGTGACCACCGCCGTTGTAGGGACGAGTGAGCAGGTGGCGGCGGCAGGCATGGTTGGTTCTGTTGGCGAGGAGCGCCCCGTGGTTGGTCATGTGCCCAGCGTGAACTCGCTGGAGTCCCGCGCGGCAGCGTGGGATGAGGCTGAAcgtgccaagttcatggcgag GTATAAACGTGAAGAGGTAAAGATACAGGCCTGGGAGAACCATGAGAAGAGAAAAGCTGAGACGAAGATGAAGAAAATGCAG ATGAAGGCCGATCAGATGAAATTACGGGCTCAAGAGAAGCTGTCCAACCGGCTTGCCACGACGCATCGGATGGCCGAGGAGAAGCGGGCGAGCGCTGAGGCGAAGCTCAATGAGCGTGCGGCGAGGACATCAGAGAAGGCCAACTACATCAGGAGGAAAGGGCACCTGCCGTCCTCCTTCAAGATTTCTTGCTTGTGCGGCTCGAGCTTTGAGTAA
- the LOC136532334 gene encoding putative 12-oxophytodienoate reductase 8, translating into MEAKAIPLLTPYTMGRFHLSHRVVHAPLTRSRCYSNLPGEHVALYYSQRASEGGLLISESTGVSETAQGYPSTPGIWTKDQVETWKPVVEGVHQKGGVFFCQIWHVGRASTYDYQPNGQAPISCTDKQITPDVLDDGTVEEFSAPRRLREDEIHQIVNDFRLAARNCIEAGFDGVEIHCAFGYLIEQFMKDSVNDRADKYGGSMENRCLFALEVIQAAIDEVGADRVGVRLSPYSNYLDCWDSDPDALGLYMIHAMNKLGILYCSMVEPEVVKVDGKVQIPYKLLHFRKAFSGTFIVGGGYNREEGNRAVSEGYTDLVAYGKWFLANPDLPKRFELNAPLNKYDRSTFYTPDPVVGYTDYPFISPSV; encoded by the exons TCCCGCTCCTCACGCCCTACACCATGGGGAGGTTCCACCTCTCCCACAG GGTTGTCCATGCACCTCTCACAAGGTCAAGGTGCTACAGCAACCTTCCTGGCGAGCACGTCGCCCTCTACTACTCCCAGAGGGCCTCGGAAGGTGGCCTCCTGATCAGCGAGTCCACTGGGGTCTCGGAGACTGCCCAGGGGTATCCCAGCACTCCAGGTATATGGACCAAAGACCAGGTGGAAACCTGGAAGCCGGTCGTCGAAGGTGTGCATCAGAAGGGTGGAGTTTTCTTCTGCCAGATTTGGCACGTAGGGAGGGCTTCTACTTATG ATTATCAACCCAATGGACAAGCACCAATTTCTTGTACGGACAAGCAGATAACCCCTGACGTTCTGGATGATGGGACTGTGGAGGAATTCTCAGCCCCAAGGAGGCTTAGAGAAGATGAAATCCACCAGATTGTCAATGATTTTAGGCTTGCTGCTAGGAACTGCATTGAAGCAG GCTTTGACGGAGTCGAAATCCACTGTGCATTTGGCTATCTCATCGAGCAGTTCATGAAAGACAGTGTCAACGACAGAGCTGACAAGTACGGTGGAAGCATGGAAAACCGATGCCTCTTTGCGCTAGAGGTAATCCAAGCTGCCATCGATGAGGTCGGAGCAGACAGGGTTGGTGTCCGTCTCTCACCATATTCCAACTACCTGGATTGCTGGGACTCAGACCCAGACGCACTTGGCCTGTACATGATCCACGCCATGAACAAGCTCGGCATCCTCTACTGCAGCATGGTTGAGCCAGAGGTGGTCAAAGTGGATGGTAAGGTGCAGATCCCCTACAAGCTGCTGCATTTCAGGAAAGCGTTTTCTGGCACTTTCATTGTTGGTGGAGGATACAACAGGGAAGAAGGCAACAGAGCTGTGTCTGAAGGTTACACTGACCTGGTGGCATACGGCAAATGGTTTCTGGCGAACCCAGACTTGCCAAAGCGATTTGAGCTGAATGCACCTTTGAACAAGTACGACAGATCCACGTTCTACACTCCTGACCCCGTTGTTGGGTACACTGATTACCCTTTTATCAGTCCTTCTGTGTGA